The following proteins come from a genomic window of Streptomyces liliiviolaceus:
- a CDS encoding ABC transporter ATP-binding protein, translating to MTEPRYASDAADATPDVRADISDAGLDAGLDAHLVVERGTFRLDVALRVAPGEVVALLGPNGAGKTTALRALAGLTPLTGGRLRLDGTALERTPPESRPVGVVFQDYLLFPHLTALDNVAFGPRCQGASKAEARAQAAQWLGRLGLADHTGAKPRRLSGGQAQRVALARALATHPRLLLLDEPLAALDARTRLEVRAQLRRHLAEFEAVAVLVTHDPLDAMVLADRLVVVEDGRVVQEGAPADIARRPRTDYIAQLVGLNLYRGEADGHAVQLDAGPSITTTEALRGSVFVAFPPSSVTLHRDRPTGVSARNLWACEVAGLETHGDQIRADLTGELPLAADLTTAAAAELDLHPGAAVWASVKATQTHAYPV from the coding sequence ATGACCGAGCCCCGTTACGCCTCCGACGCCGCCGATGCCACCCCCGACGTACGCGCCGACATCTCCGACGCGGGTCTCGACGCGGGTCTCGACGCGCATCTCGTCGTCGAGCGCGGCACCTTCCGTCTCGATGTGGCGCTGCGCGTCGCGCCCGGCGAGGTCGTCGCCCTGCTCGGCCCGAACGGCGCCGGCAAGACCACCGCACTGCGTGCCCTGGCCGGTCTGACACCACTGACCGGCGGCCGGCTGCGACTGGACGGCACGGCGCTGGAGCGTACGCCGCCGGAGTCCCGCCCGGTCGGCGTCGTCTTCCAGGACTATCTTCTCTTCCCCCACCTGACCGCCCTGGACAACGTGGCCTTCGGACCGCGCTGCCAGGGCGCGAGCAAAGCGGAAGCGCGTGCGCAGGCCGCGCAGTGGCTGGGCCGCCTGGGGCTCGCGGACCACACCGGCGCCAAGCCGCGCCGGCTCTCCGGCGGTCAGGCCCAGCGGGTCGCCCTGGCCCGCGCGCTCGCCACCCACCCCCGGCTGCTCCTGCTCGACGAGCCACTGGCCGCCCTGGACGCCCGGACACGGCTGGAGGTACGGGCCCAGCTGCGCCGCCATCTCGCCGAGTTCGAGGCGGTCGCCGTGCTGGTCACGCACGATCCGCTGGACGCGATGGTGCTGGCCGACCGGCTGGTCGTGGTCGAGGACGGCCGGGTCGTCCAGGAGGGCGCACCGGCCGACATCGCCCGCCGTCCCCGTACGGACTACATCGCCCAGCTGGTCGGTCTGAACCTCTACCGGGGCGAGGCCGACGGGCACGCGGTCCAACTCGACGCGGGTCCCTCCATCACCACCACGGAGGCCCTGCGCGGCTCGGTCTTCGTGGCGTTCCCGCCCAGCTCGGTCACCCTCCACCGCGACCGCCCCACCGGGGTCAGCGCCCGTAACCTCTGGGCCTGCGAGGTCGCGGGCCTTGAGACCCACGGCGACCAGATCCGCGCCGACCTCACCGGCGAACTGCCTCTCGCCGCGGACCTGACCACGGCCGCCGCCGCCGAACTCGATCTGCACCCGGGCGCGGCGGTCTGGGCGTCGGTGAAGGCCACGCAGACGCACGCGTATCCGGTCTGA
- the modB gene encoding molybdate ABC transporter permease subunit has translation MTFPVDKSGAAADTLRGGPRRRRVRTGEGTGGRGVPLPLLVPALIGLAFLIVPLIALLVRAPWRSLPDLLTSAEVWQALRLSLVCATAATAVSLVIGVPLAWLLARVEFPGRGLVRALVTLPLVLPPVVGGVALLMALGRNGIVGKWLDTSFGITLPFTTTGVVIAEAFVAMPFLVISVEGTLRAADPRFEEAAATLGASRFTAFRRVTLPLIAPGIAAGAVLAWARALGEFGATITFAGNFPGRTQTMPLSVYLALQSDPEAAIALSLVLLAVSVAVLAGLRDRWMTAG, from the coding sequence GTGACCTTCCCCGTCGACAAGTCCGGCGCCGCGGCCGACACCCTCCGGGGCGGGCCGCGGCGCCGGCGCGTCCGGACGGGCGAGGGCACCGGTGGCCGGGGCGTGCCCCTGCCGCTGCTGGTGCCCGCGCTGATCGGTCTGGCGTTCCTGATCGTCCCTCTGATCGCCCTGCTCGTGCGTGCCCCCTGGCGGAGTCTGCCGGACCTGCTGACCAGCGCCGAGGTGTGGCAGGCGCTCCGGCTGTCCCTGGTCTGCGCCACGGCGGCGACCGCGGTGAGCCTGGTCATCGGCGTGCCGCTGGCCTGGCTGCTGGCCCGTGTCGAGTTCCCCGGCCGCGGCCTCGTACGGGCTCTGGTCACGCTGCCGCTCGTACTGCCGCCGGTCGTCGGCGGTGTGGCCCTGCTGATGGCGCTCGGCCGCAACGGCATCGTCGGGAAGTGGCTGGACACCTCGTTCGGGATCACGCTCCCCTTCACCACCACGGGGGTCGTCATCGCCGAGGCGTTCGTCGCCATGCCGTTCCTCGTGATCAGCGTCGAGGGCACCCTCCGCGCCGCCGACCCGCGCTTCGAGGAGGCCGCCGCCACGCTCGGCGCCTCCCGCTTCACCGCGTTCCGCCGGGTCACGCTCCCGTTGATCGCGCCCGGTATCGCGGCGGGCGCGGTCCTGGCATGGGCACGGGCGCTCGGCGAGTTCGGCGCGACGATCACCTTCGCGGGCAACTTCCCGGGCCGCACGCAGACCATGCCGCTGTCCGTGTATCTGGCCCTGCAGAGCGACCCGGAGGCCGCCATCGCCCTCAGTCTGGTCCTGCTGGCCGTGTCCGTCGCGGTGCTGGCGGGCCTGCGCGACCGTTGGATGACAGCAGGATGA
- a CDS encoding methyltransferase domain-containing protein: protein MSWIEPTGVLVVQHLPHECPYALGTALAAAGLPVHVCRTWAGDPVPESPAGLAALVVMGGPMAAYDDSPAFPTRAAELALLRAALDAEVPVLGVCLGAQLLAVAAGGTARPGASRQIGWGEVRTAPAAAGDPLFAEVPERLRVLHWHDDTMDLPAGATLLASCDRYPVQAFRIGRSAWGTQFHLEVDKEAVDAFATAFPGEAATAPDLQDAAPAELAALAPHRDTVFERFATLAASRATATTTRAFFTPRAAAWEERFAVDGPRYTAAVSRMRLRPGQRVLDVGCGSGRALPALRAEVGAEGVVLGADLTPAMLTAAAGKGRTGLLLADACRLPLPARSLDGIFSAGLVDHVPDPATALREWARVTAPDGVLLLFHPSGRAERAARHGRALDPDDPLAEENLSPALHTAGWDLDCYEDAAHHFLARAVRRTD, encoded by the coding sequence GTGAGCTGGATCGAACCGACAGGCGTCCTGGTCGTCCAGCACCTGCCCCACGAGTGCCCGTACGCCCTCGGCACCGCGCTCGCCGCGGCGGGACTGCCGGTGCACGTGTGCCGGACCTGGGCCGGGGACCCGGTACCCGAGTCACCCGCGGGACTGGCCGCGCTGGTCGTCATGGGTGGCCCCATGGCCGCGTACGACGACTCCCCGGCCTTTCCGACCCGCGCGGCCGAACTGGCCCTGCTGCGGGCCGCGCTGGACGCGGAAGTGCCCGTGCTCGGCGTATGTCTCGGCGCGCAGCTGCTGGCCGTGGCGGCGGGCGGCACGGCCCGTCCCGGCGCGAGCCGGCAGATCGGCTGGGGCGAGGTACGGACGGCTCCGGCCGCGGCCGGAGATCCGCTGTTCGCCGAAGTGCCCGAGCGCCTGCGCGTCCTGCACTGGCACGACGACACCATGGACCTCCCGGCCGGCGCGACCCTGCTGGCGTCCTGCGACCGCTACCCCGTCCAGGCCTTCCGGATCGGCCGCTCGGCCTGGGGGACGCAGTTCCACCTGGAGGTGGACAAGGAGGCGGTCGACGCCTTCGCGACGGCCTTCCCCGGAGAGGCGGCCACCGCCCCCGACCTCCAGGACGCCGCTCCCGCCGAACTGGCGGCACTGGCCCCGCACCGGGACACCGTCTTCGAACGCTTCGCCACCCTGGCCGCGTCCCGGGCGACGGCGACCACGACCCGCGCCTTCTTCACCCCCCGGGCGGCCGCGTGGGAGGAGCGCTTCGCCGTCGACGGCCCCCGCTACACCGCGGCCGTCTCGCGCATGCGGCTGCGCCCCGGACAGCGGGTGCTGGACGTGGGCTGCGGCAGCGGCCGTGCCCTCCCCGCCCTGCGCGCCGAGGTGGGCGCCGAGGGAGTCGTGCTCGGCGCGGACCTCACCCCGGCGATGCTCACGGCGGCCGCAGGGAAGGGTCGCACCGGGCTTCTGCTGGCCGACGCGTGCCGACTCCCGCTGCCCGCCCGGTCGTTGGACGGCATCTTCAGCGCGGGCCTCGTCGACCACGTCCCCGATCCCGCGACCGCCCTGCGCGAATGGGCCCGGGTGACCGCCCCCGACGGTGTCCTGCTGCTCTTCCACCCCTCCGGCCGCGCCGAACGGGCCGCCCGCCACGGCCGCGCCCTGGACCCCGACGACCCGCTGGCCGAGGAGAATCTGAGCCCGGCGCTGCACACGGCGGGCTGGGACCTGGACTGTTACGAGGACGCGGCCCACCATTTCCTGGCACGGGCCGTGCGCCGTACGGACTGA
- the modA gene encoding molybdate ABC transporter substrate-binding protein has protein sequence MTRTARRTRRTRRTLQVAGAGAAALLALSACSSSDDDASDSSSAKSDASASASSADKLSGTVTVFAAASLKESFTTLGEQFEKEHPGTKVTFSFGGSDSLAASITGGAPADVFASASPKTMKIVTDAGDASGTPATFVRNELEIATLPGNPDKIASLKDLTKSDLKVVLCDKEVPCGAAAEKALDASKLKLTPVSYEQDVKAALTKVELKEADAAVVYKTDVHAAGDKVEGVEFPESDDAINDYPIVPLKDAQNTAGAEAFIALVQSAEGQKVLTEAGFLKP, from the coding sequence ATGACCCGTACCGCGCGCCGGACCCGTAGGACCCGTCGGACCCTTCAGGTGGCCGGTGCAGGCGCCGCCGCCCTGCTGGCGCTGAGCGCCTGCTCGTCGTCCGACGACGACGCGTCCGACTCCTCGTCGGCGAAGTCGGACGCGTCGGCGTCCGCCTCCTCGGCGGACAAGCTGTCCGGCACGGTGACCGTGTTCGCCGCCGCCTCCCTCAAGGAGAGCTTCACGACGCTGGGCGAGCAGTTCGAGAAGGAGCACCCGGGCACGAAGGTCACCTTCAGCTTCGGGGGCAGCGACTCGCTGGCCGCGAGCATCACGGGCGGCGCCCCGGCGGACGTGTTCGCGTCCGCCAGCCCCAAGACCATGAAGATCGTCACCGACGCCGGGGACGCGTCGGGCACGCCCGCCACCTTCGTGCGCAACGAGCTGGAGATCGCCACCCTGCCGGGCAACCCCGACAAGATCGCCTCCCTGAAGGACCTCACCAAGTCGGACCTGAAGGTCGTGCTGTGCGACAAGGAGGTGCCCTGCGGCGCCGCCGCCGAGAAGGCCCTGGACGCCAGCAAGCTGAAGCTCACCCCCGTCTCGTACGAGCAGGACGTCAAGGCGGCGCTGACGAAGGTCGAGCTAAAGGAGGCCGACGCGGCGGTCGTCTACAAGACCGATGTACACGCGGCGGGTGACAAGGTGGAGGGCGTGGAGTTCCCCGAGTCCGACGACGCCATCAACGACTATCCGATCGTCCCCCTCAAGGACGCGCAGAACACCGCGGGCGCCGAGGCGTTCATCGCGCTGGTGCAGTCCGCCGAGGGCCAGAAGGTCCTGACCGAGGCCGGGTTCCTCAAGCCGTGA
- the lysA gene encoding diaminopimelate decarboxylase — protein MTVSVHSSLPSSLPADSGALSRLLGDSGNSSDSSDSKTDGLSVWPRSARPEAGGDVSVGGVSLTEAADRFGTPVYVLDEQEVRERCRAYRAAFPEADVVYAAKAFLCRAMAHWVREEGLGLDVCSAGELALAVTTGFPPGKIVLHGNAKSPDDLRTALRLGVGVIVVDSASEIARLAAITPADTRQQVMVRVVPGIAAGGHAKVRTGTDDQKFGLSLTDGSAQHAVARILDQPHLELVGLHCHIGSQIGSVKPYVAAVRRLIGLLARIRDQHGVVLPRLNIGGGHAIAYRPGEASLDVDALADRVRAELADGCARARLPVPRLMLEPGRAIAGPAGVAIYHVLAVKRTGEHTFVAVDGGMSDNPRPALYGVRYAPRLIGRHSSAPPRTVTVVGRHCEAGDVLADEVQLPGDVRPGDLLAVPAAGAYHLSMASGYNLVGRPPVVAVSGGIARVLVRRESLDDMSRRDVGL, from the coding sequence ATGACCGTTTCCGTTCACTCGTCCCTCCCGTCCTCCCTGCCCGCGGATTCGGGTGCCCTGTCCCGGCTCCTCGGCGACAGCGGCAACAGCAGCGACAGCAGCGACAGCAAGACCGACGGGCTGTCCGTCTGGCCCCGTTCGGCGCGCCCCGAGGCTGGCGGGGACGTCTCCGTGGGCGGGGTCTCCCTCACCGAGGCCGCCGACCGCTTCGGCACCCCCGTGTACGTGCTCGACGAACAGGAGGTCCGGGAACGCTGCCGTGCCTATCGCGCGGCGTTCCCGGAGGCCGACGTCGTGTACGCGGCCAAGGCGTTCCTGTGCCGTGCGATGGCGCACTGGGTGCGGGAGGAGGGGCTGGGCCTGGACGTCTGCTCCGCCGGAGAACTGGCGCTCGCCGTCACCACGGGCTTCCCGCCGGGGAAGATCGTGCTGCACGGCAACGCCAAGAGCCCCGACGACCTGCGCACCGCGCTGCGGCTCGGGGTCGGGGTCATCGTCGTGGACAGCGCCTCGGAGATCGCCAGACTGGCCGCGATCACGCCCGCGGACACCCGCCAGCAGGTCATGGTGCGGGTCGTGCCGGGGATCGCGGCCGGCGGGCACGCCAAGGTGCGCACCGGCACGGACGACCAGAAGTTCGGCCTGTCCCTCACGGACGGTTCGGCGCAGCACGCGGTGGCGCGGATACTCGACCAGCCGCACCTGGAACTCGTCGGCCTGCACTGCCACATCGGCTCGCAGATCGGCTCCGTGAAACCGTATGTGGCCGCCGTACGGCGACTGATCGGGCTGCTGGCCCGCATCCGCGACCAGCACGGTGTCGTCCTGCCCCGGCTGAACATCGGCGGCGGGCACGCCATCGCCTACCGGCCCGGCGAGGCGAGCCTCGACGTGGATGCGCTCGCCGACCGCGTGCGCGCCGAGTTGGCGGACGGCTGCGCCCGGGCCCGGCTGCCCGTCCCGCGGCTCATGCTGGAACCGGGCAGGGCGATCGCCGGACCCGCCGGGGTCGCGATCTATCACGTGCTGGCGGTCAAGCGCACCGGCGAGCACACGTTCGTCGCCGTCGACGGCGGCATGAGCGACAACCCGAGACCCGCGCTGTACGGGGTCCGGTACGCGCCCCGGCTGATCGGACGCCACTCGTCGGCACCGCCCCGCACGGTCACGGTCGTGGGCCGGCACTGCGAAGCGGGTGACGTCCTCGCGGACGAGGTGCAACTCCCGGGTGACGTACGCCCGGGCGACCTTCTCGCCGTCCCGGCGGCCGGCGCGTACCACCTGTCCATGGCGTCCGGCTACAACCTGGTGGGCCGTCCCCCGGTCGTCGCGGTGTCGGGCGGGATCGCACGCGTACTGGTACGCCGCGAGTCGCTGGACGACATGAGCCGCCGCGACGTGGGTCTGTAG
- a CDS encoding SAV_915 family protein: MSAIDHCEDPEPSERVPAGLLFVPVRSGPAGCTARFFRTPLGGRTAVGFTSAARLAATLGTEQACIRLSEPALRALAAPLGVTALTVDPQLSAPPVTAATSPANADTGSDAREERRSWHGRRPLHTRALRVTGAAAVVSYLNLLIG, translated from the coding sequence ATGTCTGCGATCGACCACTGCGAGGACCCCGAGCCCTCCGAACGCGTCCCGGCCGGACTTCTCTTCGTCCCCGTCCGGTCGGGGCCCGCGGGCTGCACGGCCCGATTCTTCCGCACTCCCCTGGGCGGCCGTACGGCCGTCGGATTCACCTCGGCGGCGCGGCTGGCCGCCACGCTGGGCACGGAGCAGGCCTGCATCAGGCTCTCCGAACCGGCGCTGCGCGCGCTCGCCGCGCCGCTGGGCGTCACCGCCCTCACGGTCGACCCGCAGCTCTCCGCTCCCCCGGTCACGGCCGCGACCTCCCCCGCCAATGCCGACACGGGCTCCGACGCCCGCGAGGAGAGGCGCTCGTGGCACGGCAGGCGCCCGCTGCACACCCGTGCGCTGCGCGTGACCGGCGCCGCCGCCGTCGTCTCGTACCTGAACCTGCTGATCGGCTGA
- a CDS encoding molybdopterin-dependent oxidoreductase, with protein sequence MSQSLAVAGTAAGPVAELALTGDLTRPARLTVSDLLAWPQHETEVSFECATSGIQRHRFTGPLLHDVLTAAGPGFDPARRKERLRFLIAVSGRDGHHALLSWAEIDPDFGRAPVLLAATIDDSPLDGPGPQLVLPQDRCGARHISGISVIRVDGGYLL encoded by the coding sequence GTGAGTCAGTCCCTCGCAGTCGCCGGTACGGCAGCCGGCCCGGTGGCGGAGCTCGCCCTCACCGGTGATCTGACCCGTCCGGCCCGGCTGACGGTGTCCGACCTGCTCGCCTGGCCGCAGCACGAGACCGAGGTCAGCTTCGAGTGCGCGACCAGCGGCATCCAGCGGCACCGGTTCACCGGACCCCTGCTGCACGACGTACTGACGGCGGCCGGCCCCGGCTTCGACCCCGCCCGCCGCAAGGAACGCCTGCGCTTCCTGATCGCGGTGTCCGGCCGGGACGGCCACCACGCCCTGCTGTCCTGGGCGGAGATCGACCCCGACTTCGGCCGCGCCCCCGTCCTGCTCGCGGCCACCATCGACGACAGCCCGCTCGACGGCCCGGGACCGCAGCTGGTGCTGCCTCAGGACCGCTGCGGCGCCCGGCACATCAGCGGCATCAGCGTGATCCGCGTGGACGGTGGCTACCTTCTGTGA
- a CDS encoding TOBE domain-containing protein: protein MSLSIRNQIPGTVTSVSAGEAMATVKVRLDGGQVLTAAITLESVKDLGLAEGSAVRALVKATEVAVATGPVEGLSIRNQLPGTVTDVTTGGAMASVRITVDGGELTAAITKDAVTDLGLATGSSVVALMKSTEVSLATA from the coding sequence ATGAGCCTGAGCATCCGCAACCAGATCCCCGGCACCGTCACCTCCGTCTCGGCAGGTGAGGCGATGGCGACGGTCAAGGTCCGCCTCGACGGCGGCCAGGTCCTCACCGCGGCCATCACGCTGGAGTCCGTCAAGGACCTCGGCCTCGCCGAGGGTTCCGCCGTCCGCGCGCTGGTGAAGGCGACGGAGGTCGCGGTGGCCACCGGCCCGGTGGAGGGCCTGTCCATCCGCAACCAGCTGCCCGGCACGGTCACCGACGTCACCACCGGCGGCGCCATGGCCTCCGTCAGGATCACGGTCGACGGGGGCGAACTGACCGCGGCGATCACCAAGGACGCCGTCACCGACCTGGGTCTGGCGACCGGCTCCTCCGTGGTCGCCCTGATGAAGTCGACCGAGGTCTCCCTCGCGACGGCGTGA